GATAAAAACCTTGCCGTCGATCTGCATTGAAGTCTCCTGAAGATAAGCCAGCCATTATCGAAGAGCTGGAAATGCGGGAACACCGAGGAACCGGCTTTGCCGGGCCTCAGGTGTTGCCCCCGGTAGGGGGAAGGAGCAGCGACACGTAGTGCGCGTAGCCTGGGGGTGAGCAACAGGCATAAAAAAAGGCCTCATCCGAAGATGAGGCCCTGAATTGGATCCGTGAGGACCCAAGGAGACAACTGGTGGTGGTCGATGCTTAGCGCTTGCGCGAAGCGGTGGCCGTCTTGGCAGCGGCGACGGCTTGCGTCGACACGGCGTTGAAGTTGGCTTCGGCGACGTCGGAAGCTTGCTTGACAGCCTTCTGGACCGATTCGAATGCGTTGTTGGCGGCAGCCACGGCGCTCTTCAGGACGGCAACGGCGGTTTCCGAACCGGCGGGTGCGTTCTTGGAAGCGCTGTCGACCAGGCCGACGAAGGCTTGCTGGGCTTCAGAGGCCTTGGCTTCGAAAGCCTTGGAGAATTCTGCGCCGGTGCCTTGGGCGATGTCATACAGGTGACGGCTGTAGGCGGCGGTCTTTTCGGCCAGGGGCTGGAACAGGCTGGCTTGCAGCGTCAGCAGTTCTTGCGCGTCCTTGACGTTCAGGGCGGCTTGGGCGGTGCCGGCGGCTTCAGCCAGGGCGGCCTTCGAAGCGGTCACGTTCAGTTCGACGAGCTTCTCGACGCCTTCGAAAGCCTTGGTGGTCAGGCCGAACAGGGTTTCGAGGTTTGCTTTTTGGGCGGCGAGGATTTGGTCAGCGGTCAGGGCCATTTGGGATCTCCAGAAGGATGGTGGGCTATTCACGTTGCGCTGCGCCTCGTCGTCTTTGTTGCGGTGCAGCATGGCCTCAAGTATAGGCAGCTGAAGTTTGCGATCAAGGGGTTTTTGCTGCTGTGCAGCAATCTAGAGGTCGCTTTCTAAATCGGACCCGCATCGCAGAATGCGGGGCATGCGCGCCTTCTATTCCGGCCAGTTCGTGTTGCCCCTGCCGCCGGGGCATCGCTTTCCCATGTCGCGCTACGCCTTGCTACGCGACCGCCTCGAGGAGCACCTGCCCGCCGTCGAGATGGACCAGGCGCCCCGCGCCAGCGATGGCGAACTCGCGCTGGCCCACACCCCGCAGTGGATCGCCGCCATCAGCGACGGCAGCGTGAGCCCGCAGGCGATGCGCGAGATCGGCTTTCCCTGGAGCGAAGCGATGGTCGAGCGCTCGCGCCGATCCACGGGCGCCACCATCGCCGCCTGCCGGGCCGCATTCGCCGGCGGCATCGCGGCGAACATGGCGGGCGGCACGCATCACGCGTATGCCGACAAGGGCAGCGGTTTCTGCGTCTTCAACGACGCCGCCGTGGCGGCCCGGCTGATGCAGGCGGAACACGGCCGTAGCGGCCGGCAACTGAAGGTCGCGGTGATCGATCTCGACGTGCACCAAGGCAACGGCACCGCCAGCATCTTTCGCAACGACCCGAGCGTTTTCACGCTCTCGATGCATGGCCAGAAGAACTTCCCGTTCCGCAAGGAGGCCAGCGACCTGGACGTCGAACTGCCCGACGGCTGCGGCGACACCGACTACCTCACCGCCCTGGAGCACGCTCTGGAAGAACTCGACCGCCGTTTCTCTCCCGGCCTCGTGATCTACCTCGCCGGCGCCGACCCCTTCGAGCGCGACCGCCTCGGCCGCCTGAAACTCAGCTTCGACGGCCTCGAAGCGCGAGACCGCCGCGTGTTCGACTGGACCTGGCACCGCCGCATCCCCGTGGCCTTCGCCATGGCCGGCGGCTACGCCAGCGACATCGCGGAAACCGTGCAGGTGCAACTGGGCACCTTCCGCGTGGCCTTCGAGTACTGGCGCCGCTGGCAAAATGCCGCGCGATGAGCTCCTCCGTCGCCAAACCCACGCCGAATTCCCGCAGCAGCTACCGCGCGTTCCGCAGCATCCCGACGCGCTGGGCCGACAACGACATGTACGGCCACGTCAACAACGTCGTCTACTACAGCTGGTTCGATACGGCGGTGAATGCGCTCCTCATCGAACGCGGTGCGCTCGACATCCATCAGGGCCAAGTCATCGGCTTCGTGGTCGAGACGCAGTGCAATTACTTCGCGCCGATCGCATTCCCGCAAACGGTGGAAGCGGGCATCCGGGTGGCGCAGGCGGGCCGCTCGAGCGTGCGGTACGAGATCGCGCTGTTCGCCGAGGGCACCGACACCGCGGCCGCGCAAGGCCACTTCGTGCATGTCTACGTGGATCGCGAGACGCAGCGGCCGGTGCCGTTGCCCGAAGCACTTCAGCGCGTGGTCGATTCGCTGAAGGCCTGACCCCAACGGAAAACGGCGCCCGAGGGCGCCGTGGTCTTTTGTCGTACAGCCGATCGATCGCCGATCGACTGCACAGGCAGCTGCTGCTTACTTCTTCATGGCCTTGATGTCGGCCTTGCCCTGGGCTTCGTCAGCCTTGGCCTGCTTCACGCAGGCATCCTTCTCGGCACCCTTCTGGTCGTCGCACTTTTCCTTCGCGACTTCGTAGGTGGCCTTCACCTTCTCTTCGGCAACCTTGCGGGCATTGCTGTCGCTCGGCTTGTACTGCTGTTCCAGTTCGGCCTTGGCCACGTCTTCCTTGCCCTTAGCTTCCTTCTGGCAGACATCCTTGGCGTTGTCCTTCATCGTGTCGCACTGGGCCTTGGCGACCTTGTAGTCGGCCTCGATCTTTTCCTTCGCGACCTTGTGTTCGTCACCGGTCATCGCGCTGGCTTGCGTGGCAACGAAGCAGGTGGAGGCGAGGGCGAGCATGAGCAGATGTTTTTTCATTGGAGTTTTCCTTCGAGGTGATTGAATTCGGTGGTGCGGCGGGAATGGCCCGCGGACTTGCTGCTGATCAGGTCTTGATCAGGACTTCTCGAACCAGAGCGAATCGGCCGTGCGGCCGTCGCGCGATTCCCAGTCCTTGACTTGTTTCTCGGCTTCGTCGCGGCTGATGCCGTGGCGTTCCTGGATGCGGCCGAGCAGCTGGTCGCGCTTGCCGGCGATGACGTCGAAGTCGTCGTCGGTCAGCTTGCCCCATTGCTCCTTGACCTTGCCCTTGAGCTGTTTCCAGTTGCCTTCGATGGTGTCCTTGTTCATTGCGAATCTCCTTGAGAGGTTGATTCGGCGGGCTCTGTTGCCGCCGTGAATTCAATGTCTCGTGAGCGATTCGCCCTGCCGGTAGGACGTGCTGTGCAGCCCCCGTAGGCAGAGGCCGACGCTGCCCGTGATAATCGAGCGGACGCCGAAAAGTTTGAGACACCGCGCACCGACGACGACCATGATCATCCACAGCCTGCTCGACACCGACCTCTACAAGTTCACGATGATGCAGGTCGTCCTGCACCACTTCCCGGGCGCCCGGGTCGAGTACCGCTTCAAGTGCCGCAACCCCGGCGTCGATCTGGCGCAGTTCGCGGGCCAGATCCGCGACGAAGTGCGCAGCCTCTGTTCGCTGCAGTTCCGCGATGCCGAATTGGCCTACCTGCGGTCCATGCGCTTCATCAAGAGCGACTTCGTCGACTTCCTGGGCCTCTTCCGGCTCAACGAGAAGTACATCAACATCATTCCCCAGCCCTCGGGCGAACTCGAGATCCGCATCCAGGGGCCGTGGCTGCACACCATCCTGTTCGAGATCCCGGTGCTGGCCATCGTCAACGAGGTCTACTTCCGCAACACGCAGAAGAAGCCCGACATCGAAGAAGGCCGCCGCCGCCTCGAGACCAAGATCGCCCAGTTGCAGGACGCGGGCCTCGCCGACCTCAAGATCGCCGACTACGGCACGCGCCGCCGCTTCTCGAAGGACTGGCACGAAGAGGTGCTGCGCACCCTGAACTCGCGCCTCGGTGCCGTCACGCCGCCGCCGACGCAGGCCCGGCCCGGCGCCCGCCTGCCGCAGCTCGCAGGCACCAGCAACGTGCTGTACGCCATGAAGCTGGGCCTGATCCCGCTGGGCACCATGGCGCACGAATACCTGCAGGCCTGCCAAGCGCTCGGCCCGCGGCTGCGCGACAGCCAGATCTTCGGCTTCGAGAGCTGGGCGCGCGAATACCGCGGCGACCTGGGCATCGCGCTGTCCGACGTGTACGGCATGAGCGCGTTCCTGCGTGACTTCGACCTGTACTTCTGCAAGCTCTTCGACGGCGCCCGCCACGACAGCGGCGACCCCTTCCAGTGGGGCGAGCGCATGCTGGCGCACTATGTGGCCAACCGGGTCGATCCGCTCACCAAGACGCTGATCTTCAGCGACGGCCTCACGGTGCCGCGCACCATCGAGCTCTACCAGCAGTTCCGCGGCCGCTGCCAGCTGGCCTTCGGCATCGGCACCAACCTCACCAACGACCTGGGCTACGAGCCGCTGCAG
This region of Variovorax sp. RKNM96 genomic DNA includes:
- a CDS encoding phasin family protein, with translation MALTADQILAAQKANLETLFGLTTKAFEGVEKLVELNVTASKAALAEAAGTAQAALNVKDAQELLTLQASLFQPLAEKTAAYSRHLYDIAQGTGAEFSKAFEAKASEAQQAFVGLVDSASKNAPAGSETAVAVLKSAVAAANNAFESVQKAVKQASDVAEANFNAVSTQAVAAAKTATASRKR
- a CDS encoding histone deacetylase; the protein is MRGMRAFYSGQFVLPLPPGHRFPMSRYALLRDRLEEHLPAVEMDQAPRASDGELALAHTPQWIAAISDGSVSPQAMREIGFPWSEAMVERSRRSTGATIAACRAAFAGGIAANMAGGTHHAYADKGSGFCVFNDAAVAARLMQAEHGRSGRQLKVAVIDLDVHQGNGTASIFRNDPSVFTLSMHGQKNFPFRKEASDLDVELPDGCGDTDYLTALEHALEELDRRFSPGLVIYLAGADPFERDRLGRLKLSFDGLEARDRRVFDWTWHRRIPVAFAMAGGYASDIAETVQVQLGTFRVAFEYWRRWQNAAR
- a CDS encoding thioesterase family protein, with the translated sequence MSSSVAKPTPNSRSSYRAFRSIPTRWADNDMYGHVNNVVYYSWFDTAVNALLIERGALDIHQGQVIGFVVETQCNYFAPIAFPQTVEAGIRVAQAGRSSVRYEIALFAEGTDTAAAQGHFVHVYVDRETQRPVPLPEALQRVVDSLKA
- a CDS encoding CsbD family protein — encoded protein: MNKDTIEGNWKQLKGKVKEQWGKLTDDDFDVIAGKRDQLLGRIQERHGISRDEAEKQVKDWESRDGRTADSLWFEKS
- the pncB gene encoding nicotinate phosphoribosyltransferase; its protein translation is MIIHSLLDTDLYKFTMMQVVLHHFPGARVEYRFKCRNPGVDLAQFAGQIRDEVRSLCSLQFRDAELAYLRSMRFIKSDFVDFLGLFRLNEKYINIIPQPSGELEIRIQGPWLHTILFEIPVLAIVNEVYFRNTQKKPDIEEGRRRLETKIAQLQDAGLADLKIADYGTRRRFSKDWHEEVLRTLNSRLGAVTPPPTQARPGARLPQLAGTSNVLYAMKLGLIPLGTMAHEYLQACQALGPRLRDSQIFGFESWAREYRGDLGIALSDVYGMSAFLRDFDLYFCKLFDGARHDSGDPFQWGERMLAHYVANRVDPLTKTLIFSDGLTVPRTIELYQQFRGRCQLAFGIGTNLTNDLGYEPLQIVIKMINCNGQPVAKLSDTPSKNMCEDEKYLAYLRQVFEIEA